From the Lathyrus oleraceus cultivar Zhongwan6 chromosome 4, CAAS_Psat_ZW6_1.0, whole genome shotgun sequence genome, one window contains:
- the LOC127135881 gene encoding uncharacterized protein LOC127135881, translated as MAGLQNNTSIYTQPHNTVVSPIQNFGSGMNHVGRNTQSQGLSTLLPTLTTNNQAAFRQQMDASNHDMVGVLAREMNTVFSPLIQNEEEPTINQVRPPRQAPDERVIWARLEQQPVRQEVPEEQPRRVMMVNRDQDVDEVIHRVRQENMMENNLTTMIERIMAQNGLNTGLRRPNYTFPLSEYVLQTELPRGCKIPKFTKFSGDTSESTIEHIVRYMTEAGDLANSENLRMKYFPNSLTRNAFTWFTTLPPNSIDTWPHLERLFHEQFYMGQTKISLKELASIKRKFIEPIDDYLNRFRLLKSRCFTVVDMAQLADRVRQVERLKAEKAKANKNYKKERVAYVEVEDEESEISNDPYGLEEFEVDLAELKEAPPYACKLLTPSNGRNPFETEKNDRFPKKTYTFDVTKYDEIFDLLVKDGQMIKRGFCKYHNFLGHKTSQCFLFRDLIQNAIKDDRLKFADRGRNQMKVDADPLNIANTNYVEPVEINMIDMVEVEAVKETGTEGYVLVGKQATDDLNNDVPFRIFVEGEQVADVEPKATEGLNGKATEGLRKKFEENSIADGANLGVNMVDLNQPPPPPPRDGGSGEVSENRARGNAVWLSQSQ; from the exons CTCAACCCCATAATACGGTTGTTTCGCCAATTCAAAATTTTGGTTCTGGCATGAACCATGTAGGTCGAAATACCCAATCACAAGGATTATCCACCCTATTACCTACCCTTACAACGAATAACCAGGCAGCctttagacaacaaatggatgctagtaaccatgatatggtaggagttCTTGCCAGAGAAATGAATACCGTTTTTTCTCCCCTAATACAGAAT GAAGAAGAACCAACTATAAATCAGGTTCGACCACCTAGACAAGCGCCTGACGAAAGGGTCATATGGGCAAGACTAGAACAACAACCAGTTCGACAGGAAGTCCCTGAAGAACAACCTAGGAGAGTAATGATGGTTAATAGAGACCAGGATGTAGACGAAGTAATTCATAGGGTTAGGCAAGAAAACATGATGGAAAATAACTTAACTACTATGATAGAGAGAATCATGGCCCAGAATGGTCTGAATACAGGACTTCGACGCCCAAATTATACCTTTCCTTTATCAGAATACGTCCTACAAACTGAATTACCAAGGGGTTGTAAAatccctaagttcaccaaattctcaggggacactagtgaaTCCACTATAGAACACATAGTCAGATACATGACTGAGGCAGGGGATTTGGCGAACAGTGAGAACCTAAGAATGAAATATTTCCCCAATTCTTTAACGAGGAATGCCTTCACGTGGTTTACAACTTTGCCACCAAATTCCATAGATACTTGGCCTCATTTGGAGAGATTatttcatgaacaattctacatgggccAAACTAAGATAAGTCTTAAGGAATTAGCCAGTATTAAAAGAAAATTCATTGAACCTATAGATGATTATCTGAATAGGTTCCGTTTGTTGAAATCTAGATGCTTTACAGTAGT AGATATGGCCCAATTAGCAGACAGGGTTCGACAGGTCGAACGTTTAAAAGCTGAAAAGGCCAAAGCGAATAAGAATTATAAGAAAGAAAGGGTTGCTTATGTAGAAGTCGAAGATGAGGAGTCTGAAATCTCTAATGACCCTTATGGTCTCGAGGAATTCGAAGTAGATTTGGCTGAATTAAAAGAAGCACCACCTTATGCTTGTAAATTACTTACACCTTCGAATGGCAGGAACCCTTTCGAAACTGAAAAGAATGATAGATTTCCTAAAAAGACTTACACATTTGATGTTACCAAATATGATGAAATCTTCGATTTATTAGTAAAAGATGGCCAAATGATA AAAAGAGGCTTCTGTAAATATCACAATTTTTTAGGCCATAAAACCTCACAAtgctttcttttcagggatcttattCAGAATGCAATTAAGGATGACCGCCTCAAGTTCGCTGACAGGGGGAGAAACCAGATGAAGGTTGACGCTGACCCCCTCAACATTGCTAACACAAATTATGTTGAACCTGTCGAAATCAACATGATTGACATGGTGGAAGTGGAGGCTGTGAAGGAAACAGGAACTGAAGGCTATGTGCTAGTTGGAAAGCAGGCTACTGATGACCTAAATAATGATGTTCCCTTTAGGATTTTTGTCGAAGGTGAACAGGTTGCTGATGTCGAACCAAAGGCCACTGAAGGTCTTAATGGGAAGGCAACTGAGGGCCTAAGGAAGAAATTTGAGGAAAATTCAATCGCTGATGGCGCTAATCTAGGTGTCAACATGGTGGATCTGAaccaaccccccccccccccccccagaGATGGAGGAAGTGGAGAGGTGTCTGAAAATAGAGCAAGAGGGAATGCAGTTTGGCTATCCCAAAGCCAATGA